The proteins below are encoded in one region of Elusimicrobiota bacterium:
- the neuB gene encoding N-acetylneuraminate synthase: MVKVFIIAEAGINHNGSLKLAKKMVDAAVYARADAVKFQTFKSEQAISKNAPKAEYQKQTTDPAESQLEMAKKLELKPEEFRVLSDYCEKKGILFLSTPFDFESIDLLNDIGLKIFKIPSGEITNLLYLQKIGRLKKRIILSTGMANINEIKSAINVLVNEGTARERITVLHCNTAYPTPFEDVNLYAMKTIRDKLKIAVGYSDHTIGIEIPIAAVALGAVVIEKHFTLDKTMPGPDQRVSLEPEELKAMVNAIRNIEVSLGNARKTPSPSELKNIAIVRRSLVASKEIKKGELFSKDNVTAKRPGTGINPMKFYKIVGKKAKNNFKEDELITI; this comes from the coding sequence ATGGTAAAAGTATTTATAATAGCTGAAGCAGGAATAAATCATAACGGCAGTCTTAAATTAGCAAAGAAAATGGTAGATGCCGCTGTCTATGCAAGGGCTGATGCAGTAAAGTTCCAGACTTTCAAGTCGGAACAAGCTATAAGCAAGAACGCTCCGAAAGCGGAATATCAGAAACAAACCACCGACCCGGCAGAATCGCAGCTTGAAATGGCAAAAAAGCTTGAATTAAAACCTGAAGAGTTCAGAGTGCTCTCGGATTACTGCGAGAAAAAAGGTATTTTATTTCTGTCAACCCCTTTTGATTTTGAAAGCATAGATCTGCTTAACGATATAGGATTGAAGATATTCAAGATACCTTCCGGAGAAATTACGAACCTCCTTTACCTGCAGAAGATCGGCCGCCTAAAGAAAAGGATAATTCTCTCAACCGGAATGGCAAATATTAATGAGATAAAATCTGCGATCAATGTCCTTGTTAATGAAGGTACGGCAAGGGAGAGGATAACAGTCTTGCACTGCAATACTGCATATCCGACCCCTTTTGAGGATGTTAACTTATATGCGATGAAAACGATCCGTGATAAACTTAAAATCGCTGTGGGCTATTCGGATCATACCATCGGGATCGAGATCCCGATCGCAGCGGTGGCGCTCGGCGCGGTTGTTATAGAGAAGCATTTCACGCTGGACAAGACCATGCCCGGCCCTGACCAGAGGGTTTCTCTTGAACCGGAAGAGCTCAAAGCGATGGTAAACGCGATCAGGAACATAGAGGTTTCCCTCGGTAACGCCAGAAAAACACCCTCCCCTTCCGAATTGAAGAATATTGCTATAGTGAGAAGGAGCCTCGTAGCATCAAAGGAGATCAAAAAGGGAGAATTGTTTTCAAAAGATAATGTTACTGCAAAAAGGCCCGGTACAGGTATAAACCCCATGAAATTTTATAAGATCGTAGGTAAAAAAGCGAAAAATAATTTTAAGGAGGATGAATTAATAACTATATGA
- the neuC gene encoding UDP-N-acetylglucosamine 2-epimerase has product MKRKICVITGSRAEYGLLKPLLMKLKTDRSFELQLVVTGMHLSPEFGYTVQDIFNDNFKISEQIEMLLSTDSSAGMGKSIGVGIIGFVDCYKRLQPDLILVVGDRFEIFAAVIAASAMNIPIVHFSGGDITEGSIDNQIRHAITKLSHIHFVGITTSAQRVKQMGEEPWRVHVVGEFCLDNIKSHYKMSRSKIEKELGLDLSIRPLILVTYHPVTLRPEQTRIQIKNLLEVLGLYKDSAIIFTYPNADSGGRLIISEINKFLSAHPNAKAFKSVGTKLYLNLLSCADLCVGNSSSGLVEAPSFKLPVVNIGDRQKGRLLPKNVICTNGEKQSIHEGIKKGLSIGFKKSLVGMKNPYDKGGALKNVLKVLHNLKTTPELLNKKFIEAGNK; this is encoded by the coding sequence ATGAAAAGGAAAATATGCGTTATCACTGGCTCAAGAGCAGAATATGGTCTTTTAAAACCGTTATTAATGAAACTGAAGACCGATAGATCTTTCGAACTGCAATTAGTTGTAACCGGTATGCACTTATCTCCGGAATTCGGATATACCGTTCAGGATATTTTTAATGACAATTTTAAAATATCGGAACAGATAGAGATGCTTTTGTCTACAGATTCCTCGGCAGGCATGGGTAAATCAATCGGCGTAGGTATTATCGGGTTTGTGGATTGCTACAAGAGGCTGCAACCAGATCTGATTCTTGTAGTTGGAGACAGATTTGAAATATTCGCGGCTGTTATTGCTGCTTCTGCAATGAATATCCCTATAGTGCATTTTTCAGGCGGAGATATAACAGAAGGGTCAATAGACAACCAAATCAGGCATGCAATTACAAAGCTAAGCCATATTCATTTTGTCGGCATAACAACCTCCGCACAACGCGTAAAACAGATGGGAGAAGAGCCTTGGCGGGTGCATGTTGTCGGCGAGTTTTGCTTGGATAATATTAAAAGCCATTATAAAATGTCTAGAAGCAAAATTGAAAAAGAGCTGGGCCTTGATCTATCTATTAGGCCGCTTATACTTGTTACTTATCATCCTGTAACCTTGCGGCCCGAGCAAACACGTATTCAAATTAAAAATCTTCTTGAAGTTCTAGGGCTATATAAAGATTCAGCAATAATATTTACCTATCCGAATGCAGATTCGGGCGGGCGATTGATCATATCGGAAATAAATAAGTTTTTATCAGCCCATCCAAATGCCAAAGCATTCAAATCTGTTGGAACAAAATTGTACCTTAATCTTCTTTCCTGTGCGGACTTATGTGTAGGTAATTCTTCAAGCGGCTTGGTAGAGGCTCCCAGCTTCAAGCTCCCTGTAGTAAATATAGGCGACAGGCAGAAAGGAAGGCTTTTGCCAAAAAACGTAATATGCACCAATGGAGAAAAACAATCTATTCATGAGGGTATCAAAAAGGGATTAAGCATAGGATTTAAAAAAAGCCTTGTCGGCATGAAAAATCCGTATGACAAGGGAGGGGCTTTAAAAAATGTTTTAAAAGTATTGCATAATCTCAAAACTACACCGGAACTTCTCAATAAAAAATTTATAGAGGCAGGAAATAAATGA